In Bacteroidia bacterium, a genomic segment contains:
- a CDS encoding rhomboid family intramembrane serine protease has protein sequence MRLKYNAPVILTYTLVCTLVLILQSFTGLDIMTYFTIYPVVDISNPVWYFRLFSHVIGHGDWAHLAGNFSFILLLGPILEEKYGSRDTLLMMFVTALVTGILQIAFFDNPLLGASGIVFMLILLSSFTNAKGGIPLTFILVVILFLGKEVQDAFAADNISQFTHIIGGILGGLFGFFLEGGQKRAREKSGIQTK, from the coding sequence ATGAGACTTAAATATAACGCCCCGGTTATCCTGACCTATACGCTGGTATGTACGTTGGTACTTATTCTGCAAAGTTTTACAGGGTTGGACATTATGACTTACTTCACTATTTATCCTGTGGTGGACATCTCCAATCCGGTCTGGTATTTCCGATTATTTTCACATGTTATCGGGCATGGGGACTGGGCGCACCTTGCAGGCAATTTTTCCTTTATCCTACTTTTGGGGCCGATTTTAGAGGAAAAGTATGGTTCCAGAGATACCTTACTCATGATGTTTGTAACGGCCCTGGTAACGGGGATTTTACAGATTGCTTTTTTTGACAACCCCCTTTTAGGCGCAAGCGGCATTGTTTTTATGTTGATTTTACTGAGTTCCTTTACCAATGCTAAAGGAGGAATTCCACTGACATTTATTCTGGTGGTAATTCTTTTTCTTGGGAAAGAGGTTCAGGATGCCTTTGCAGCAGATAATATTTCCCAGTTTACCCATATCATTGGCGGTATTTTAGGGGGATTGTTTGGGTTCTTTCTTGAAGGGGGGCAAAAGCGGGCAAGAGAAAAATCTGGAATACAAACTAAGTAG
- a CDS encoding ATP-binding protein, with protein MSLPLKIAIVGPESTGKSTLARQLADFFNTSLAQEVARVYLSELNRAYTKEDLSAIARLQMQEEDIARKNAKDVFFADTNLLVIKVWSEYKYRHCDPWILENMNLPDYDMHFLAGTDVPWEFDPQRENPFQREELYDIYRRELEEAGVLFHELKGNAEKRLSDAVIATKILLFACS; from the coding sequence ATGAGTCTTCCATTGAAAATAGCGATTGTCGGACCGGAATCGACCGGAAAATCTACCCTTGCCCGTCAATTGGCAGACTTTTTTAATACTTCTCTCGCGCAAGAAGTCGCCCGCGTATATCTTTCTGAACTCAATCGCGCATATACGAAGGAAGATCTGTCTGCCATCGCCAGACTCCAGATGCAGGAAGAAGATATTGCCCGCAAAAATGCAAAGGATGTGTTTTTTGCCGATACCAATCTGCTGGTCATAAAAGTCTGGAGTGAATACAAATACCGCCATTGTGATCCATGGATTCTGGAAAATATGAATCTCCCTGATTATGATATGCATTTCCTGGCCGGAACAGATGTTCCCTGGGAATTTGATCCGCAAAGGGAAAATCCTTTCCAACGGGAAGAATTATATGATATCTACCGCCGGGAACTTGAAGAGGCCGGTGTGCTTTTCCACGAACTTAAAGGTAATGCAGAAAAACGGCTTTCAGATGCTGTAATCGCTACAAAAATCCTGCTTTTTGCTTGTAGCTAA
- a CDS encoding enoyl-CoA hydratase-related protein, whose amino-acid sequence MKIYQHLEYLVESRIAWVTLNRPEKRNALNDVLIVELKDALLTAEQDTQVKIIVIKANGPAFCAGADLGYLQKMQEYNIEQNLADSTSLAQLFLTIYRATKVVIAQIEGHAIAGGCGLATVCDFAFVVPDAKLGYTEVRIGFVPAIVMTFLLRKIGETRAKELLLSGKIIDAQTAVNYNLVNQIIPKDEISAFVKKFAGEMCTQNSAASLQLTKKMIADIQSFPLEEAMRFAAKMNAYSRATDDCKRGVDAFLNKEDHTW is encoded by the coding sequence ATGAAAATCTATCAACATCTTGAATACCTCGTGGAGTCCCGTATTGCCTGGGTTACTCTCAATCGTCCGGAAAAAAGGAATGCGTTAAATGATGTGTTAATAGTCGAACTGAAAGATGCCTTATTGACCGCAGAGCAGGATACTCAGGTAAAAATCATTGTCATAAAGGCAAACGGACCGGCTTTCTGTGCAGGTGCAGATTTGGGGTATCTCCAAAAGATGCAGGAATACAATATTGAACAGAACCTTGCTGATTCAACCTCGCTTGCTCAACTCTTCCTTACCATTTACCGCGCTACCAAAGTCGTGATTGCTCAGATCGAAGGTCATGCCATTGCTGGTGGCTGTGGTCTCGCGACGGTGTGCGATTTTGCATTTGTCGTGCCTGACGCCAAACTCGGTTATACCGAGGTGCGCATTGGGTTTGTTCCTGCAATTGTTATGACGTTTTTGTTGAGAAAAATAGGAGAAACCCGGGCAAAAGAGCTTCTCCTTTCCGGGAAAATAATCGATGCTCAAACAGCGGTTAACTATAATCTGGTCAATCAGATTATCCCTAAAGATGAAATTTCGGCTTTTGTTAAAAAGTTTGCCGGGGAAATGTGCACACAAAATTCGGCTGCTTCTCTTCAACTTACTAAAAAAATGATCGCTGATATTCAGAGCTTCCCGCTTGAGGAGGCGATGCGATTTGCTGCAAAAATGAATGCCTATTCACGGGCTACAGATGACTGCAAACGCGGGGTTGACGCCTTTCTTAACAAAGAAGATCATACCTGGTAA
- the pnuC gene encoding nicotinamide riboside transporter PnuC, whose amino-acid sequence MNDLWIQFSQACEAVGTSPLEVLGFIFGVVCVALNAMENIWGWPTGLINVGIYIYIFFIARLYADVVLNIFFFITGVYGWYHWLNGGNKKDDLPITTSPLKLWGMYLLVGILGILIIGFFFDNYTNADLAYWDAYTTSFSLLAQVLMAQKKIENWLIWIAVDVIAIGIYWYKDLRLTALMFLIYLVLATLGYFNWKRKMGIQLANV is encoded by the coding sequence ATGAATGATCTCTGGATTCAATTTTCTCAAGCCTGTGAGGCTGTCGGTACTTCTCCACTCGAAGTGCTGGGATTTATCTTTGGGGTAGTCTGCGTTGCGCTCAATGCCATGGAGAATATTTGGGGATGGCCGACCGGACTCATTAACGTCGGTATTTATATTTACATTTTTTTTATCGCACGTCTCTATGCTGATGTGGTGCTTAATATTTTCTTCTTCATTACCGGTGTCTATGGCTGGTATCACTGGCTCAACGGCGGCAATAAAAAAGATGACCTCCCGATTACCACCAGCCCGCTTAAACTATGGGGTATGTATCTCCTGGTGGGTATTTTGGGAATTCTTATTATTGGTTTTTTCTTCGACAACTATACGAATGCTGACCTCGCTTATTGGGACGCTTACACGACTTCTTTTAGCTTGCTGGCACAGGTATTAATGGCGCAGAAAAAAATCGAAAACTGGCTCATCTGGATCGCTGTTGATGTCATCGCTATTGGTATCTATTGGTACAAAGACCTCAGGCTTACCGCTTTGATGTTTCTGATCTATCTCGTGCTCGCTACTCTTGGCTATTTTAACTGGAAAAGAAAAATGGGGATTCAGCTTGCCAATGTATGA
- the tgt gene encoding tRNA guanosine(34) transglycosylase Tgt: MKYQLIHKDLQSKARAGEIETAHGKIETPIFMPVGTVGSVKAVSQQALMEDVQAQIILGNTYHLFLRPGKDILQQAGGLHKFMHWDRPILTDSGGYQVYSLAGSRKLTEEGVTFSNHINGSKHLFTPELVVDIQRAIGSDIMMVLDECPPYPCDHKYAKTSMELTHRWALRCKEHHQNQGPLYGYEQNLFPIIQGGTYKDLRTQSTEFIAGLDLPGCAIGGLSVGEPAEIMYELTELSCDILPVDKPRYLMGVGTPVNLLECIALGVDMFDCVLPTRNARHGLIYTREGVRNLKNQKYENDFSPLDPHSECEIDQYYTKAYVRHLFKAQEYLALQIASIHNLHFFLWLVKEARKHILAGTFLPWKTEMVVKLGERL; encoded by the coding sequence ATGAAGTACCAGTTAATTCACAAAGATTTACAGTCAAAAGCGCGGGCAGGAGAAATCGAAACTGCGCATGGCAAAATAGAAACCCCGATTTTCATGCCGGTGGGTACTGTGGGCAGTGTCAAAGCTGTGTCCCAGCAGGCTTTGATGGAGGATGTACAGGCCCAAATCATATTAGGCAATACCTACCATTTGTTTTTACGCCCGGGGAAAGATATTCTCCAGCAGGCAGGTGGTTTACACAAATTTATGCATTGGGACAGACCGATACTAACAGATAGCGGCGGTTATCAGGTGTATAGTCTGGCTGGAAGCAGAAAACTTACAGAAGAAGGCGTAACCTTTTCCAATCATATAAATGGCAGTAAACATTTGTTTACGCCAGAGTTGGTGGTGGACATTCAGCGTGCGATTGGTTCGGATATCATGATGGTGTTGGATGAATGTCCTCCCTACCCTTGTGATCACAAATATGCAAAGACCTCCATGGAGCTTACTCATCGTTGGGCATTGCGTTGCAAGGAACACCACCAAAACCAGGGACCTTTGTATGGCTACGAGCAAAATCTTTTTCCAATTATCCAGGGCGGGACATATAAAGATTTACGGACTCAATCTACAGAGTTTATTGCAGGACTGGACTTGCCCGGCTGCGCAATTGGCGGCCTTTCGGTTGGAGAGCCGGCGGAGATCATGTACGAACTGACCGAGCTATCCTGTGATATTCTCCCGGTTGATAAACCACGTTATCTTATGGGAGTGGGCACACCAGTAAATCTGCTCGAATGCATTGCTTTGGGGGTGGATATGTTTGACTGTGTATTGCCTACCAGGAATGCCCGCCATGGTCTGATTTATACCAGAGAGGGGGTCCGCAATTTAAAAAATCAGAAGTATGAGAATGATTTTTCCCCACTTGACCCCCACAGCGAGTGTGAGATCGACCAGTATTATACCAAAGCATATGTAAGACATTTGTTTAAGGCACAAGAATATCTGGCGCTTCAGATCGCGAGTATCCACAACCTGCACTTTTTCCTCTGGCTGGTAAAAGAGGCCCGGAAACATATTCTAGCTGGTACCTTCCTGCCATGGAAAACAGAAATGGTAGTAAAATTGGGTGAAAGGCTTTAA